The following are encoded together in the Streptomyces sp. NBC_01465 genome:
- a CDS encoding LysR family transcriptional regulator gives MFEVDALRLLVAVAETGSFTKAAVRLNYTQSAVSRRIAALEQQAGGPLFVRLPRGVRLNPAGHTLHRNAVEVLDRLARAERELAVLHAGTGGLLHTGAFATANISLLPTALRALQHAKPDVEVIAVEGGTDMLMERLTDGALDLAVVSDYPSGLPSADGVTTTVLCEDDLLVALPRAHRLAGSLKVDLSELQDEAWLHSAYGDRPTMLADACARAGFTPRKIIRIGEWTGKFGYVAAGLGVALVPSLAARAVPDELVLCRLTDPALRRTVHVALPAAPLPAALALRELLHDVVD, from the coding sequence ATGTTCGAGGTCGACGCGCTACGTCTGCTCGTGGCGGTGGCAGAGACCGGATCGTTCACCAAGGCGGCGGTCCGGCTCAACTACACGCAATCCGCGGTGTCCCGGCGGATCGCAGCGCTGGAACAGCAGGCGGGCGGACCGCTGTTCGTACGGCTGCCTCGCGGCGTACGGCTCAATCCCGCCGGCCACACGCTGCACCGGAACGCCGTGGAGGTGCTCGACCGACTGGCGCGGGCGGAGCGGGAACTGGCCGTGCTGCACGCGGGGACCGGCGGACTGCTGCACACGGGAGCCTTCGCCACCGCCAACATCTCGCTCCTGCCCACTGCACTGCGGGCACTCCAGCACGCCAAGCCGGACGTCGAGGTGATAGCGGTCGAAGGCGGGACCGACATGCTGATGGAGCGCCTCACGGACGGGGCACTGGACCTCGCCGTCGTCAGTGACTACCCGTCCGGTCTGCCGTCGGCCGACGGTGTCACGACGACCGTGCTGTGCGAGGACGATCTGCTCGTGGCCCTCCCGCGCGCGCACCGCCTGGCCGGATCCCTGAAGGTCGACCTGAGTGAACTGCAGGACGAGGCATGGCTTCACAGCGCGTACGGCGACCGTCCTACGATGCTCGCCGATGCCTGCGCCCGGGCGGGTTTCACCCCCAGGAAGATCATCCGGATCGGGGAATGGACCGGGAAATTCGGCTACGTGGCCGCGGGTCTGGGGGTGGCGCTGGTCCCCTCGCTCGCCGCCCGGGCGGTACCCGACGAACTCGTCCTGTGCCGCCTCACGGACCCTGCCCTGCGCCGGACCGTCCATGTGGCGCTGCCTGCCGCCCCGCTGCCGGCGGCACTGGCACTTCGGGAGCTGCTGCACGACGTCGTTGACTGA
- a CDS encoding carbohydrate ABC transporter permease, giving the protein MTQERIRIRIRTRARARLSPGRVAAWAVMIAVLVATVFPFYWMIRTALTPAADIYSDSTGLVPHHPTMINFLRVLGLTSQEEARAAGGSGAQVDFLRYLLNSVVYSGLIAVLQTLFCAMAGYAFARLRFPGRDAVFGVLIAALMVPPIFTVLPNFVLVKDLGWMNTFAGMVAPSVLMTPFAVFFLRQFFLSIPREVEEAAVLDGVGAWGIFWRVVMPMSRGPLITIGLTTTVWAWKDYLWPLLTGREEETRVLTVALGIFQQQSPNTQPDWTGLMAGSALSVLPVLVLLIVFGRRLVESLNFTGIK; this is encoded by the coding sequence ATGACCCAAGAGCGCATCCGCATCCGCATCCGCACCCGTGCCCGCGCCCGCCTCTCACCGGGCCGAGTGGCCGCCTGGGCGGTGATGATCGCCGTACTGGTGGCGACGGTCTTCCCCTTCTACTGGATGATCCGCACCGCCCTGACGCCGGCGGCCGACATCTACTCCGATTCCACCGGCCTCGTCCCGCACCACCCCACCATGATCAACTTTCTGCGGGTGCTGGGGCTGACCAGTCAGGAGGAGGCGCGGGCCGCCGGCGGCTCGGGTGCGCAGGTGGACTTCCTGCGCTACCTGCTCAACTCCGTGGTCTACAGCGGTCTGATCGCCGTCCTGCAGACGCTGTTCTGCGCGATGGCCGGCTACGCCTTCGCCCGGCTGCGCTTCCCCGGCAGGGACGCGGTCTTCGGCGTGCTCATCGCCGCACTCATGGTTCCGCCGATCTTCACCGTGCTGCCCAACTTCGTCCTGGTGAAGGACCTCGGCTGGATGAACACCTTCGCGGGCATGGTGGCTCCGAGCGTGCTCATGACGCCCTTCGCGGTGTTCTTCCTGCGGCAGTTCTTCCTCTCCATCCCCCGCGAGGTGGAAGAGGCGGCCGTCCTCGACGGGGTGGGCGCCTGGGGCATCTTCTGGCGGGTCGTCATGCCCATGAGCCGCGGACCGCTCATCACCATCGGGCTCACCACCACGGTGTGGGCCTGGAAGGACTACCTCTGGCCGCTGCTGACCGGTCGTGAGGAAGAGACCCGCGTACTGACCGTCGCACTCGGCATCTTCCAGCAGCAGTCGCCCAACACCCAGCCCGACTGGACCGGACTGATGGCCGGATCGGCGCTCTCCGTCCTGCCCGTCCTCGTCCTGCTGATCGTGTTCGGCCGACGGCTCGTCGAATCGCTCAACTTCACCGGCATCAAGTAG
- a CDS encoding RNA polymerase sigma factor yields MELKDAGPAPIGGISDRELWARAVDGDREAFGRIFDRHGKAVYNHLFRRTADWAEAEDLTSTVFLHAWRRRSETVLERDSALPWLLGIADRLLSNTWRRLRRAEALLRRLVSHDEPVGDHADRVAGLVDDERRMSEIHRALARLPRHEREVVELCMWSGLDQQAAAAALGVAVGTVKSRLHRARRRLGADLVGRAAAPASFSSRNPVNAEEVAR; encoded by the coding sequence ATGGAACTGAAAGACGCTGGTCCCGCCCCGATCGGGGGGATTTCCGACCGAGAGCTGTGGGCGAGAGCCGTCGACGGCGACCGTGAGGCATTCGGCCGGATCTTCGACCGCCATGGGAAAGCCGTCTACAACCACCTGTTCCGGCGCACGGCCGACTGGGCCGAGGCCGAAGACCTCACATCGACCGTGTTCTTGCACGCCTGGCGTCGGCGGTCGGAGACGGTGCTGGAGCGCGACTCGGCCTTGCCGTGGCTGCTGGGCATCGCCGACCGGCTGCTGTCGAACACCTGGCGGCGGCTGAGGCGGGCCGAGGCGTTGCTGCGTCGGCTCGTCTCGCACGACGAGCCGGTGGGCGACCACGCGGACCGCGTCGCCGGTCTGGTCGACGACGAGCGTCGCATGTCCGAAATCCACCGGGCGTTGGCTCGGCTGCCGCGCCACGAGCGCGAAGTCGTCGAGCTCTGCATGTGGTCGGGCCTGGATCAACAGGCGGCCGCGGCAGCGCTGGGGGTGGCGGTCGGAACCGTGAAGTCCAGATTGCACAGGGCCCGGCGGAGGCTGGGGGCCGATCTCGTGGGCAGAGCCGCGGCTCCGGCGTCATTCAGTTCCAGGAATCCCGTCAACGCGGAAGAGGTCGCACGATGA
- a CDS encoding GntR family transcriptional regulator translates to MPHLGPRRASLPTYQRIAAHLAQEMKDGSIAAHSSLPAERTLATTFGVNRQTIRAALQLLREQGLVVTDRRGTHATGYRSPEESHTGDQRTGRAQPPALLAFAPGTGEGRVFAASVPPDLALILELSPGQRTLIHHHRTLNAAGESMHDTVTYFTAHCIRAVPELARYLRRPLPVTAPDLMLLDLWMDRAGLSAVAREAVTFTRSAPPHAFAAQPPISIRRYLHDQQGRLLTLTDIGFTDTWQTITLEYETPVRTGPSAARQTTC, encoded by the coding sequence GTGCCACACCTCGGTCCCCGGCGCGCTTCCCTGCCCACCTACCAACGGATAGCCGCGCACCTCGCCCAAGAGATGAAAGACGGCAGCATCGCAGCTCATTCCAGCCTTCCGGCGGAACGGACCCTCGCCACGACATTCGGCGTCAACCGTCAGACCATCAGGGCCGCACTGCAACTCCTGCGAGAACAGGGCTTAGTGGTCACCGACCGGCGCGGCACCCATGCGACCGGGTACCGGTCCCCCGAGGAATCACACACCGGCGATCAGCGGACCGGCAGGGCGCAGCCCCCCGCACTCCTTGCCTTCGCTCCCGGAACCGGCGAGGGACGTGTCTTCGCCGCGTCCGTTCCACCCGACCTGGCCCTGATCCTGGAACTCTCACCCGGACAGAGGACGCTGATCCACCATCACCGAACGCTCAACGCAGCGGGCGAGAGCATGCACGACACCGTCACCTACTTCACCGCCCACTGCATCAGAGCCGTTCCAGAGCTTGCCCGTTATCTCAGGAGGCCACTGCCGGTCACCGCCCCCGACCTGATGCTGCTCGACCTGTGGATGGACCGCGCGGGACTCTCCGCTGTCGCCCGCGAAGCAGTCACTTTCACCCGCAGTGCACCACCTCATGCCTTCGCGGCCCAGCCACCGATCAGCATCCGCCGATACCTGCATGATCAGCAGGGGCGCCTGCTGACTCTCACCGACATCGGCTTCACCGACACGTGGCAAACCATCACGCTCGAATATGAGACGCCAGTACGCACCGGACCATCGGCGGCCCGTCAAACCACCTGTTGA
- a CDS encoding SCO6745 family protein yields MTHTARRMYELLEPICLVTFLAEECNRELAALGHRTYWDGYFASRAAPLGRVPAQVVHAAFYSFADGEAARHIPSAWATIPPEASIAARERGSAASLRRILGAELAEDPGLVRAADLTAKAATGAPTEGRVMYAGMRTLPVPSDPVARLWHSATMLREHRCDGHIAALVGARIGGTEAHVFSALAQGIHPAESFGRIHHLPKERLAAVMGGLRERGLVGADGRFTSAGRETQQRIEVLTDQLAAPPYDALSPAELDELVTRLEPITATVVAAGSQ; encoded by the coding sequence ATGACTCACACCGCCCGCCGCATGTACGAGCTCCTGGAGCCGATCTGCCTGGTCACCTTCCTCGCCGAGGAGTGCAACCGGGAACTGGCCGCGCTCGGCCACCGCACCTACTGGGACGGCTATTTCGCCAGCCGTGCAGCCCCTTTGGGGCGCGTGCCGGCGCAGGTCGTGCACGCGGCCTTCTACAGTTTTGCCGACGGGGAGGCCGCGCGGCACATCCCGAGTGCGTGGGCGACGATCCCGCCCGAGGCATCCATCGCTGCGCGCGAGCGCGGCAGTGCTGCCTCCCTACGGCGGATCCTCGGCGCAGAACTCGCCGAGGATCCGGGCCTGGTGCGCGCTGCCGACCTGACCGCCAAAGCCGCGACCGGCGCCCCCACCGAAGGCCGGGTGATGTACGCCGGGATGCGCACCCTTCCGGTGCCCAGCGACCCAGTCGCCCGGTTGTGGCATTCCGCCACGATGCTGCGCGAGCACCGTTGCGACGGACACATCGCCGCTCTCGTCGGCGCGCGCATCGGTGGCACGGAAGCCCACGTGTTCTCCGCGCTGGCGCAGGGCATCCACCCGGCCGAGTCGTTCGGACGCATCCATCACCTGCCGAAGGAGCGGCTGGCCGCGGTGATGGGTGGCTTGCGCGAGCGTGGTCTCGTCGGCGCCGACGGCCGGTTCACCAGCGCCGGCCGCGAGACCCAGCAACGTATCGAAGTCCTGACCGACCAGCTCGCGGCCCCGCCCTACGACGCCCTGTCCCCCGCCGAACTCGACGAGCTGGTCACCCGCCTCGAACCCATCACAGCAACGGTCGTGGCCGCAGGGTCACAGTAA
- a CDS encoding VOC family protein, which translates to MKTLFVSYRVTDLDRSLGFYTALGYVELGTVDAGNGSHLVILGFPGEPAASLELVHRPADGRVEVGTGFDHLAIQVDALAATLVRLTGAGLEPGPVQYPGGPHGPKTSWLADPDGYRIELVEWPPGHPGGITAADFS; encoded by the coding sequence GTGAAGACGCTGTTCGTCTCCTACCGCGTGACCGACCTGGACCGCTCGCTCGGTTTCTACACTGCCTTGGGCTACGTCGAGCTGGGCACGGTCGACGCCGGGAACGGGAGTCATCTCGTGATCCTCGGCTTCCCCGGCGAACCGGCGGCCTCGCTCGAACTGGTCCACCGCCCCGCCGATGGACGCGTCGAAGTGGGCACCGGCTTCGACCACCTCGCGATCCAGGTGGACGCACTGGCCGCCACCCTGGTGCGGCTGACCGGTGCCGGCCTGGAGCCGGGACCCGTTCAATATCCGGGAGGGCCTCACGGCCCGAAGACATCGTGGCTCGCCGACCCGGACGGCTACCGGATCGAGTTGGTGGAGTGGCCGCCCGGACATCCCGGCGGCATCACCGCAGCGGACTTCTCCTGA
- a CDS encoding GNAT family N-acetyltransferase encodes MSQPVNEYDQPIGAPVPGWSPRPLPAEIVLKGDHCRLEPLNANRHAADLYAANRSEPDQGAWTYMFAGPFENPQDYRRYAEEAAASSDPRHYAVISLADSTAVGTLSLMRQDPAHGVVEIGNVMFSPRMKRKPISTEAQFLAMRYVFEDLGYRRYEWKCDSLNAPSRTTAERLGFTFEGIFRQAVVYKGRNRDTAWYSVIDIEWPVVKRAFEAWLAPDNFDDQGLQRHALADLRRTGATG; translated from the coding sequence ATGTCCCAGCCCGTCAATGAGTACGACCAGCCCATCGGCGCCCCCGTGCCCGGCTGGTCGCCACGACCGCTGCCCGCCGAGATCGTGCTCAAGGGCGACCATTGCCGACTGGAGCCGTTGAACGCCAACCGGCATGCCGCCGATCTGTATGCGGCCAACCGCAGCGAGCCGGACCAGGGGGCATGGACGTACATGTTCGCCGGGCCGTTCGAGAACCCGCAGGATTACCGTCGCTATGCCGAAGAAGCAGCAGCAAGTAGTGACCCGCGGCACTACGCGGTCATCAGCCTCGCCGACAGCACAGCCGTCGGAACCCTCTCGCTGATGCGGCAGGACCCCGCCCACGGTGTGGTCGAGATCGGCAACGTGATGTTCTCCCCGCGCATGAAGCGCAAGCCAATCTCGACGGAAGCCCAGTTCCTGGCCATGCGGTACGTCTTCGAGGACCTCGGCTACCGACGCTACGAGTGGAAGTGCGACAGCCTCAACGCACCGTCACGCACCACGGCCGAACGCCTCGGCTTCACCTTCGAAGGCATTTTCCGGCAGGCGGTCGTCTACAAGGGCCGCAACCGCGACACCGCCTGGTACTCCGTGATCGACATCGAGTGGCCCGTCGTCAAGCGGGCCTTCGAGGCTTGGCTCGCCCCGGACAACTTCGACGATCAGGGTCTCCAACGCCACGCGCTCGCCGACCTGCGCCGGACTGGGGCCACCGGATAG
- a CDS encoding dihydrofolate reductase family protein has product MNNPIRLYMSMSLDGFIAGPDDRPGQELGRDGGRLFNWLDDRESDGPSGQVYREALATGAVISGRRTFELAGRWKGDHHDGVPIFVLTHQVDDGDVPPGHARFVTDVEDCARQAREAAGGRPVMVHGAGAARALLRAGHIDEMEIHLIPVLLGGGRRLFDQLGGDHIELDLVRRLEDRDVTHLRFRVRRPEEAA; this is encoded by the coding sequence ATGAACAATCCGATTCGGCTCTACATGTCGATGTCGCTCGACGGCTTCATCGCCGGTCCGGACGATCGACCGGGCCAGGAGCTCGGACGCGACGGTGGACGCCTCTTCAACTGGCTCGACGACCGGGAATCCGACGGTCCCAGCGGACAGGTCTATCGCGAGGCGCTGGCGACCGGCGCGGTCATCTCCGGCCGACGGACCTTCGAACTCGCCGGTCGCTGGAAGGGCGACCACCACGACGGCGTGCCGATCTTCGTCCTCACCCACCAGGTGGATGACGGGGACGTGCCACCCGGCCACGCGCGCTTCGTCACCGACGTCGAGGACTGTGCCCGTCAGGCTCGCGAGGCTGCCGGGGGCCGGCCGGTCATGGTCCATGGGGCGGGCGCGGCCCGAGCACTTCTCCGGGCGGGGCATATCGACGAGATGGAGATCCACCTGATTCCGGTGCTCCTCGGGGGCGGCCGACGGCTCTTCGACCAGCTGGGCGGTGATCACATCGAACTCGACCTCGTCCGACGGCTCGAGGACCGAGACGTCACGCACCTCCGCTTCCGGGTACGCCGTCCCGAGGAGGCCGCGTGA
- a CDS encoding DUF4832 domain-containing protein gives MRTFTSRRGRELLTALCAAALAVALTALPAGARTAPTATGSPRIASAQGAPDRPAPGPSPDPTLPAHALAAGDAPLDNPLKGFARFYQPGSDQNTGYPHSLTWGYFGLSEVMDNASNCGDYNWDALDSTLNAIAAAGNQAAIRLYMEYPGGTGSHPANAIPPCFAGHVDNRTNAYWNTTSPDYNSPYLLDALKNFIAAFGARYDGDPRLGYIHLGLIGLWGEWHTWPYDTDTTSDSYPNYMPTDAHAAEIINAYNSAFTHTRLELRYADSAGGAADSLPAIGYHDDSFCYREGDPAQGVTLPQSMGGAPWAQLQKAVEHGVENRWTTASMGGEVRPEIQSTAFNAWPGGSGSVDNMKACIELEHTTWKINEGSSGYSPTDPNVAAAVRLMGYNLSVKNAYFHDTAQGTTKVGVQIANTGVAPFYYPWTVSLGLKDSPGNVVKTWDTPWDLRKVMPTKIRAFPDWGVGSDPTYLDYGYPQYFDTSVDLSGLNTGGYQLVMKVKNPLETISPNAKKLRFANTGQNSDGWLDLGGMTVGSGQTPGPTSYEAEAPANTLTGGAATATCDGCSGGSKVGYIGNGATLTFNHVDGGTGGTHVITLHYASQASRTATVKANGGTPQTVDFSPTTDWTTPGTTTVSMNLSAGTNNTLTIANPSGWAPDIDKITVS, from the coding sequence ATGCGCACGTTCACGTCCAGACGCGGCCGAGAGCTGCTCACCGCTCTCTGTGCCGCGGCCCTCGCGGTAGCCCTGACAGCGCTCCCCGCCGGTGCCCGTACCGCCCCCACCGCCACGGGCAGTCCACGGATCGCATCCGCGCAGGGCGCTCCCGACCGCCCCGCGCCCGGCCCGAGCCCGGACCCCACGCTCCCCGCCCACGCCCTGGCCGCCGGGGACGCGCCGCTGGACAACCCGCTCAAGGGATTCGCGCGCTTCTACCAGCCCGGCAGCGACCAGAACACGGGCTACCCGCACTCGCTGACGTGGGGCTACTTCGGCCTGTCAGAAGTCATGGACAACGCTTCCAACTGCGGCGACTACAACTGGGACGCCCTGGACAGCACGCTCAACGCGATTGCCGCGGCGGGGAACCAGGCCGCGATCCGCCTGTACATGGAGTACCCCGGAGGCACAGGCAGCCACCCCGCCAACGCCATCCCGCCCTGTTTCGCCGGGCACGTCGACAACCGCACCAACGCCTACTGGAACACCACCAGCCCCGACTACAACAGCCCCTATCTGCTGGACGCCCTCAAGAACTTCATCGCCGCCTTCGGCGCACGCTACGACGGCGATCCGCGCCTGGGCTACATCCACCTGGGCCTGATCGGACTGTGGGGCGAGTGGCACACCTGGCCCTACGACACCGACACCACCAGCGACTCGTACCCCAACTACATGCCCACCGACGCCCACGCCGCTGAGATCATCAACGCGTACAACAGCGCGTTCACCCACACCAGATTGGAACTGCGCTACGCCGACTCCGCGGGCGGAGCCGCCGACAGCCTGCCGGCCATCGGCTATCACGACGACTCCTTCTGCTACCGCGAGGGCGACCCCGCGCAAGGCGTCACCCTGCCGCAGTCCATGGGCGGAGCCCCCTGGGCACAACTACAGAAAGCCGTCGAGCACGGAGTCGAGAACCGGTGGACCACGGCATCGATGGGCGGCGAGGTACGCCCCGAGATCCAGTCCACCGCTTTCAACGCCTGGCCCGGCGGTTCCGGCTCCGTGGACAACATGAAGGCGTGCATCGAACTCGAACACACCACCTGGAAGATCAATGAGGGCAGCTCCGGCTACTCCCCCACCGATCCCAACGTGGCAGCCGCAGTACGGCTGATGGGCTACAACCTCAGCGTCAAGAACGCCTACTTCCACGACACCGCACAGGGCACCACCAAGGTCGGCGTGCAGATCGCCAACACCGGTGTCGCACCGTTCTACTACCCCTGGACGGTCAGCCTCGGCCTCAAGGACTCGCCAGGCAACGTCGTCAAGACCTGGGACACACCCTGGGACCTGCGCAAAGTCATGCCCACCAAGATCCGCGCATTCCCGGACTGGGGAGTGGGATCCGACCCCACCTACCTCGACTACGGCTATCCCCAGTACTTCGACACGTCCGTCGACCTCTCCGGGCTGAACACCGGCGGCTACCAGCTCGTCATGAAGGTCAAGAACCCGCTGGAGACCATCAGCCCCAACGCCAAGAAGCTTCGCTTCGCCAACACCGGCCAGAACAGCGACGGATGGCTCGATCTGGGCGGGATGACCGTCGGCTCGGGCCAGACCCCCGGTCCGACGAGCTACGAAGCCGAAGCCCCGGCCAACACACTCACCGGCGGCGCCGCCACCGCCACCTGTGACGGCTGCTCGGGCGGCAGCAAGGTCGGCTACATCGGCAACGGCGCCACCCTCACCTTCAACCACGTCGACGGCGGAACCGGCGGCACACACGTCATCACCCTCCACTACGCCTCCCAGGCCTCACGCACCGCCACGGTCAAAGCCAATGGCGGCACTCCCCAGACCGTCGACTTCAGCCCGACCACCGACTGGACCACCCCCGGAACGACAACGGTGAGCATGAATCTGAGCGCGGGCACAAACAACACCCTCACGATCGCCAACCCCTCCGGCTGGGCACCGGACATCGACAAGATCACCGTGAGCTGA
- a CDS encoding carbohydrate ABC transporter permease, with the protein MGANTTVAPPRRRVGIRTEKKGGAGRPRKVRDDRRAAWLFLVPALAGFGLFYAYPTVRGVYYSLTDYSLLGAPNFTGTDNYRHLIGDEQFWNALKVTGYYVALNIVSQTVLALGLATLMHRLTRSVALRAMLLVPWLVPNVSVGLLWMWMLDANLGFVNHILDALGMGTTGFLTSPTWAMPTVAGINTWAYTGYTALLLYAGMLQIPQHLYESATLDGAGEWRMFTRITLPLLRPVLALVLVVSLIGSFQIFDTIAVTTKGGPVSSTRVIYFYIYEQAFTNFHMGYASAIAVVLALLLGVLTAVQMRLLRASRSDLA; encoded by the coding sequence ATGGGCGCCAACACGACAGTTGCGCCGCCGCGCCGACGCGTCGGCATCCGCACGGAGAAGAAGGGAGGCGCCGGACGGCCTCGCAAAGTCCGCGACGACCGCAGGGCGGCCTGGCTGTTTCTGGTTCCGGCCCTGGCCGGTTTCGGGTTGTTCTATGCGTACCCGACGGTGCGCGGTGTCTACTACTCGCTCACCGACTACAGCCTGCTGGGCGCACCGAACTTCACCGGCACGGACAACTACCGGCACCTGATAGGCGACGAGCAGTTCTGGAACGCGCTCAAGGTCACCGGGTACTACGTCGCGCTCAACATCGTTTCGCAGACCGTCCTGGCCCTCGGCCTCGCGACTCTGATGCACCGGCTGACCCGCTCGGTCGCACTGCGCGCCATGCTGCTCGTCCCCTGGCTGGTGCCCAACGTCTCCGTCGGCCTGCTGTGGATGTGGATGCTCGATGCCAATCTCGGCTTCGTCAACCACATCCTCGACGCACTCGGCATGGGGACCACCGGCTTCCTCACCTCACCGACGTGGGCGATGCCCACCGTCGCCGGCATCAACACCTGGGCCTACACCGGATACACGGCACTGCTCCTGTACGCCGGGATGCTGCAGATCCCCCAACACCTCTACGAGAGCGCGACCTTGGACGGAGCGGGGGAGTGGCGCATGTTCACCCGCATCACCCTGCCGCTGCTGCGCCCGGTCCTGGCTTTGGTGCTGGTGGTCTCCCTGATCGGCTCGTTCCAGATCTTCGACACGATCGCCGTCACCACCAAGGGCGGCCCGGTCAGTTCCACACGGGTCATCTACTTCTATATCTACGAACAGGCCTTCACGAACTTCCACATGGGCTACGCCTCGGCGATCGCCGTGGTCCTCGCGCTGCTGCTCGGCGTACTGACCGCAGTACAGATGCGCCTGCTGCGTGCTTCCCGCTCGGACCTGGCCTGA
- a CDS encoding LuxR family transcriptional regulator — METNSLGPLADALLAEARAGAHGRRSARTVYGGNGSALAQTMIALLSGSSLSDHENPGHATVLVVRGRVRLTAGEVLGEGTPFELLAVPEAVHGLEAVEDSVILLTVARQI, encoded by the coding sequence ATGGAGACCAATTCGCTGGGTCCCTTGGCGGACGCTTTGTTGGCCGAGGCGCGCGCCGGGGCGCATGGCAGGCGCAGCGCGCGGACGGTGTACGGGGGGAATGGCAGCGCCCTGGCCCAGACGATGATCGCGTTGTTGTCGGGCAGCAGCCTGTCCGACCATGAGAATCCCGGTCATGCCACCGTGCTGGTGGTACGTGGGCGGGTGCGGCTCACCGCTGGGGAGGTGCTCGGCGAGGGCACACCCTTTGAACTGCTCGCGGTGCCGGAGGCCGTACACGGCCTGGAGGCGGTGGAAGACTCGGTGATCTTGCTGACCGTCGCTCGCCAGATCTGA
- a CDS encoding SDR family oxidoreductase has product MTLNAAPSRPLRCLVTGATGYIGGRLVPELLDAGHRVRCVARTPGNLRDHPWAGRVEVVRGDVTKASSLADAMAGIDVAYYLVHALGTGPGFEETDRLAARNFAERARAAGVRRIVYLGGLVPAGLPENELSPHLRSRAEVGRILLDSGVPTAVLRAAVIVGSGSASFEMLRYLTERLPIMITPSWVRTRIQPIAVRDVLRYLVGCAALPDSVNRSFDIGGPDVITYRDMMRQYATVAGLPHRLIVPVPVLTPRLSSHWIGLVTPVPRSIARPLAESLRHEVVCDEHDIAQYVPDLPGRPLPFTRALELALRKVQDAQVATRWSSAALPGAPSDPLPTDPDWAGGSLYTDRRERTVDVSTQDLWRVIEGIGGDNGWYSFPLAWAVRGWLDRLVGGVGLRRGRRDALSLRVGDSLDFWRVEEIEPGRLLRLRAEMRLPGLAWLEMGADRDVHGRTRYWQRAVFHPRGLLGHAYWWSVAPFHSVVFGGMARNITRAATQAAGADGARQARP; this is encoded by the coding sequence TTGACCCTCAACGCCGCCCCCAGTCGCCCCCTGCGTTGTCTGGTCACTGGTGCGACCGGATACATCGGCGGCCGGCTGGTGCCCGAACTGCTGGACGCCGGACACCGAGTGCGGTGCGTGGCACGCACTCCAGGGAATCTGCGGGACCATCCTTGGGCGGGCCGCGTCGAGGTCGTTCGCGGCGATGTGACCAAGGCGTCCTCCCTCGCGGACGCGATGGCGGGCATCGACGTGGCCTACTACCTGGTTCATGCACTCGGAACCGGCCCTGGCTTCGAGGAGACCGATCGTCTGGCCGCGCGGAACTTCGCCGAGCGGGCCCGGGCCGCAGGCGTCCGACGGATTGTCTACCTGGGCGGCCTCGTTCCGGCAGGACTCCCGGAGAACGAGCTCTCTCCGCACCTTCGCTCACGTGCCGAAGTGGGCAGGATCCTCCTCGATTCAGGGGTCCCGACCGCCGTGCTGCGCGCCGCGGTGATTGTCGGATCCGGATCCGCGTCCTTTGAGATGCTGCGCTATCTCACGGAACGACTGCCCATCATGATCACGCCGAGCTGGGTGCGGACCCGGATCCAGCCCATCGCCGTCCGTGACGTCCTGCGCTATCTCGTGGGGTGCGCCGCGCTGCCGGACAGTGTCAATCGCAGCTTCGACATCGGTGGTCCCGACGTCATCACCTATCGGGACATGATGCGCCAGTACGCCACAGTCGCCGGCCTGCCGCATCGCCTCATCGTGCCCGTACCGGTCCTGACGCCGCGCTTGTCCAGCCACTGGATCGGACTGGTCACTCCCGTCCCCCGCTCGATCGCCAGGCCGCTCGCCGAATCGTTGCGGCATGAAGTCGTCTGCGACGAACACGACATCGCCCAGTACGTGCCCGATCTCCCCGGCCGGCCGCTGCCCTTCACGCGGGCTCTCGAACTCGCGCTCCGGAAGGTCCAAGACGCCCAGGTCGCCACCCGTTGGTCCTCCGCGGCCCTGCCCGGCGCACCGAGCGACCCATTGCCCACAGATCCCGACTGGGCCGGCGGCAGCCTGTACACGGATCGTCGTGAGCGGACCGTGGACGTCTCGACGCAGGATCTGTGGCGCGTCATCGAGGGCATCGGAGGTGACAACGGTTGGTACTCCTTCCCGCTGGCCTGGGCTGTGCGGGGCTGGTTGGACCGCCTTGTCGGCGGCGTCGGGCTGCGCCGCGGCCGACGCGACGCACTCTCTTTGAGAGTGGGGGACTCGCTCGATTTCTGGCGTGTCGAAGAGATCGAGCCAGGTCGTCTGCTGCGGTTGCGCGCGGAAATGCGACTACCCGGTCTCGCCTGGCTCGAGATGGGCGCGGATCGCGATGTCCATGGCCGTACGCGCTACTGGCAGCGGGCCGTCTTCCATCCCCGCGGATTGCTCGGGCACGCGTACTGGTGGAGCGTCGCCCCTTTCCATTCCGTCGTCTTCGGCGGTATGGCGCGCAACATCACCCGGGCCGCGACCCAGGCGGCGGGGGCCGATGGAGCTCGTCAGGCCCGCCCCTGA